A single region of the Streptomyces sp. NBC_00425 genome encodes:
- a CDS encoding acyltransferase family protein has product MSGAPVGRQVQGLDGLRGLAALYVVLFHCWLYTFPGYPDSSAPRWLDGLMYGRLAVVFFLVLSGFSLAISPARHGWRSEGVAEYLRRRAWRILPPYWAALCMSLVIAWFVVPASHSGPPTGWSMAVYGLLGQDVFTAPTPNGAFWSIAVEAELYVVFPLLLFVRRRASAAVLVVLVTLPVVVRGLTAPGGTPVEGDNWLTPHLAPVFVAGMVGAAVVVASERVRRLPWGWFAVLAAVPVLALGVIKGSVWTLTHYFWVDLAVAPAMTMLIVAVATGRPAVLVRLLTARPVRSLGEFSYSLYLIHLPIVLAVIRRVAPHYVAPGLSTFWFTLVLALPVSLLAAWLFSRLFELPFKRNRSWNSMVEAGRSHWAGRGAGNRRRLPDGQARETRPTDEAGTSGTQPPVVTVRAPATRSSKDCAQESPGR; this is encoded by the coding sequence GTGAGCGGGGCGCCCGTCGGCCGGCAGGTGCAGGGCCTCGACGGTCTCCGGGGTCTGGCCGCCCTCTATGTGGTGCTGTTCCACTGCTGGTTGTACACCTTCCCCGGCTATCCCGACAGCTCGGCCCCCCGATGGCTGGACGGCCTGATGTACGGCCGCCTGGCGGTCGTCTTCTTCCTGGTGCTGTCCGGATTCTCCCTGGCGATCTCCCCGGCGCGTCACGGTTGGCGGTCGGAGGGCGTCGCCGAATACCTGCGTCGGCGTGCCTGGCGGATCCTGCCCCCGTACTGGGCGGCGCTGTGCATGAGTCTGGTCATCGCCTGGTTCGTGGTACCGGCTTCGCATTCCGGACCGCCCACCGGATGGTCGATGGCGGTCTACGGTCTCCTCGGTCAGGACGTCTTCACCGCGCCGACGCCGAACGGCGCGTTCTGGTCGATCGCGGTGGAGGCGGAACTCTACGTCGTCTTCCCGCTTCTCCTGTTCGTGCGGCGCCGGGCGAGCGCGGCGGTGCTGGTCGTCCTGGTGACACTTCCGGTGGTGGTCCGTGGCCTGACGGCGCCCGGCGGCACTCCGGTGGAGGGTGACAACTGGCTCACTCCGCATCTCGCGCCCGTGTTCGTCGCCGGCATGGTGGGCGCCGCAGTCGTCGTCGCGTCGGAGAGGGTTCGACGCCTGCCGTGGGGATGGTTCGCCGTCCTGGCCGCCGTGCCCGTTCTCGCGCTCGGCGTCATCAAGGGTTCCGTGTGGACGCTGACGCACTACTTCTGGGTGGATCTCGCCGTCGCCCCCGCCATGACGATGCTGATCGTCGCCGTGGCCACCGGCAGACCAGCCGTTCTCGTACGACTGCTGACCGCGCGCCCCGTGCGGAGTCTCGGCGAGTTCTCCTACAGCCTCTACCTGATCCATCTGCCGATCGTCCTGGCCGTCATCCGGCGCGTGGCCCCGCATTACGTGGCGCCGGGCCTGTCCACCTTCTGGTTCACCCTCGTCCTGGCCCTCCCGGTGTCACTGCTCGCGGCATGGCTCTTCTCCCGGCTGTTCGAACTGCCTTTCAAGCGGAACAGATCCTGGAACTCCATGGTCGAAGCGGGGCGCTCCCACTGGGCCGGCAGGGGTGCGGGAAACCGCCGACGGCTGCCGGACGGGCAGGCTCGCGAGACCCGTCCGACCGACGAGGCCGGGACGAGCGGAACTCAACCGCCCGTGGTCACCGTGCGGGCCCCGGCAACGAGATCGTCGAAGGACTGTGCCCAGGAGTCGCCGGGCCGGTGA
- a CDS encoding family 16 glycosylhydrolase, whose product MDNPACDGTPSAEGIRSGPEIVFTADFTSTSQWVAGRSWAYPNGGPVNPGDNKLDHLTADPSYSRSGTFRATRRADGFWKTGLLTTEGSEEDFTVRTGDVLEARVRLPREVGAWPAIWTWRDGGQEIDVFEYHPDNPDLLELTNHVRGGNLYYRDPAVRPGAWIDLRVEFGSRSVVWWVNGSKVFADRRGVGRTWHAYLIVNLSVCAGRYHPAPAAQVKEMTYEVQGLVVRRPARLVEEESDEPEALAGGDGPQ is encoded by the coding sequence ATGGACAATCCTGCATGCGACGGAACGCCGTCGGCAGAGGGGATCCGGTCCGGACCCGAGATCGTCTTCACGGCGGACTTCACCTCCACCAGTCAATGGGTGGCGGGGCGTTCGTGGGCGTATCCGAACGGCGGACCGGTCAACCCCGGTGACAACAAACTCGATCACCTCACCGCTGATCCCTCCTACAGCCGCTCGGGCACCTTCCGTGCCACCCGCCGCGCGGACGGCTTCTGGAAAACCGGCCTGCTCACCACGGAGGGGAGCGAGGAGGACTTCACCGTCCGCACGGGGGACGTGCTCGAGGCGCGGGTCAGGCTGCCGCGCGAGGTCGGCGCCTGGCCGGCCATCTGGACCTGGCGGGACGGCGGCCAGGAGATCGACGTCTTCGAGTACCACCCCGACAACCCCGATCTCCTGGAACTGACCAACCACGTTCGCGGCGGCAACCTCTACTACCGGGACCCCGCCGTCCGCCCCGGTGCGTGGATCGACCTGCGCGTCGAGTTCGGCTCCCGGTCCGTGGTCTGGTGGGTGAACGGCAGCAAGGTGTTCGCCGACCGCCGTGGCGTGGGACGCACCTGGCACGCCTACCTCATCGTCAACCTGTCGGTCTGCGCAGGCCGCTATCACCCGGCGCCGGCTGCGCAGGTCAAGGAGATGACGTACGAGGTGCAGGGCCTCGTGGTGCGGCGACCGGCCAGGCTCGTGGAAGAGGAGTCCGACGAACCCGAGGCTCTGGCCGGGGGCGACGGACCGCAGTGA